The window ACGGCAGCCCGTGCCGCGCGGCGAGCCGCCGAGCTCACCGCCAAGCTGCTGGCGTTCTCGCGGCGCCAGGTGTTGCAGCCTACGGCAGTGAACGTGGCGGCTCTCATCTCGTCGCTGGCCGACATGCTGCGCCGTACGCTGGACCGGCGCATCGAAATCTCCGTGCGGGTCGACCCCCAATGCCCGGCGATCCAGGTGGACGAAGTCGAGCTCGAAGCTGCGTTGCTGAACATCGCCGTGAATGCGCGCGACGCGATGCCCGAAGGCGGCAGGCTGCGCTTCGAGGCAACGCGCAGCCAGGCCCTGCCAGACGACGTGCGCACGGAGTTGACGGAAGACGCCGCAAGAGGGACCGAAGGTTTCGTGACCATCGCCGTTACGGACGACGGCTGCGGCATGCCGCCCCAGGTGAAGGAACGCGCTTTCGAGCCGTTCTTCACCACCAAACCGCAGGGCCGTGGCACCGGCCTGGGCCTGAGCACGGTGTTCGGCTTCGTCAAGCAGTCCCACGGCACGGTACGCATCGACAGCGAATCCGGGCGGGGCACCACGGTCCGGCTGTACATGCCTTGCGCCGCGGCACGGCAGGCCTGCGCGGAACCTGCACCGCCATCCGAGGCATTGCCCGTCGGCTTGCACGTCCTGCTGGTGGAGGACGATCACGACGTGCAGGCCACGACGGTCCGCCTCCTTCATGACATCGGCTGCAAAGTGCATGCTTTCAATAGCGGCGAGGCCGCACTCGATGCCCTGCCCCGCCTGGGTACCGTCGACCTGCTGCTGACCGACGTGGCATTGGGCAGGGGCATGCGCGGCACCGCGCTGGCGGCCAAGGCGCAAGGCTTGCGCCCCTCCATGGCAGTGGTGCTGATGTCGGCCTTTTCCACCGATTTGCTACAGGTGAACCAGGAAGCGCCGCCGGACTGGGAACTGCTGGCCAAGCCCTTCTCGCGCGAGGAGTTGTCAGGCGCGCTGGCACTGGCCCTGCACCAGCGCTGAACATCCCCCCAGGCGCCCTCGGGGCTGCAGGTTCGATCGGATGCGCAAATGCCGCGTCAGGTCGGCCAGTTGCCTGCCCGCGTGGCGCAGCACGCTCAGTGCAGCACCGGACCCAGCCCGGCCAGGCTGTCCTGCACGAAGTCGTCCAGGCCATCGATGTCCGGAATGGCAATGTCGCGCCGGCCCTTCACCGGAAACGCGATCAATTGCATCCTCGACAGCAGCGTCAGTGCGCGGCTCACGGTCTCCAGCGTCATGCCCAGGTGGTTGCCGATCTCGGCGCGCGTGAGTCGCAATGCGATCTGGTCGGTCCGCAGGCCCCGCGCCTGCAGCGCCAACGCCCACTCGTGCAGAAAATTGGCGACGCGCGCGTCGGCCGGCAGCGTGCACACCGACATCAGGGAGTTGCGGCTCTGGGCCATCTGCAGTCCCATCGCCTGGTGCAAGGCGGTGAGCAGGGCCGGTTGCTGCGCGCAGGCGGCCAGCAGCGCATCGTAGCGGAACGACCAGAGCTCCCCGGTGTCCATCGCCACCGCATCACAGGCGTAGACGCCGTTGGCAATGCCGTCCAGGCCCAGCCAATCGCCGCGGAACTTCAGCCCGACGATCTGCTCCCGGCCATCCTGGGCCAGATTGACCACCTTGAAGGCGCCCGAGTGGGCGAAATGCAGGTGCGTGAAGCCGATCCCCGCCTGGTAGACGGCCTCGCCCGCATGCACGATGCGTCGGCTCGGTGCCAAGGCCGAATTCAGCAGCGCGGCCGTATCCGCGATGTGCGCCTGCTCGACCAGCCCTCGACGGCGCACGGGCCGCTCGACCCGGGTCGACGGGTCGCCGCGCAGCGGCTGGACCTGGAAGTTCTGGACTGTGGCGGGGTGCAGTTGGGTTTGGATGAACATGGAAGGCTCCGAAGTGAATGGTGATGGTTTGGATTGAGGTTAGGGTCAGCCTGCGGCATGCATGAAAACCGTCTGAAACGCCGCGTGCCGTTGTGTGAACCGTCGGTAACAGCACACCACGGCAGCCGTCAGCCACAGTTGACCGGCGCTTGATGCACATCAAACCTCAGCCCGCAGCCGCTTCCAAGATTCGAACCGAACGCTGCATGCCCACCGACACCTCCGCTTCATGATGTGTGCCCGTCCCCATATCGATCTCCATGGCCTGCCCAGCCTCTCGAGGCTGCTGGCCAGCGCGCGTGGTCTGCGCAATGCACCGGCTCGCTCGGTGCGCAGGCTCGCGCTGCGCGGGAGCCACCTGGGCTTGCTGACCCGGGAAGTCGACAAGGCCAGCGCCGAGCGGTTCTGCCGCGCTGCAGAAGCCCTCGGCGCCCATGTGTCGCAGGTCACCCCGGCGCTCACAGACAGCAGCCTTCCGGCCGACATCGACCGGCTCGCCGGGGTCTTGGCTCGCCTCTATAGCGGAATCGAGTGCCAGGGCATCGCGCCGTCGCTTGTCGGCCGCATCGCGGCGAAGTCGGGTGTGCCGGTGTTCGCGGGCCTGGCCACGCCAGCGCACCCGCTGGCGGAGGCCGTCACAGCCATGGGTGGCGAAGGCAGCGACGAGGAGAAATGGATCTGGCTGATCCAGGCGGTGCTGCTCGAACGGATCGGATGAGCGCTCCCAAGCCAGGCGGTACCTGGCGCAAGACGCCCAGGGCAGGCGGCCCGACCACACGCTCAGTGCGCCATCAGCACCGGCAGGGTCATGCGTTCCAGCAGCGTGCGGGTGGATCCACCGAGCAGCAGTTCACGCAACCGGCTGTGGTGGTAGCAACCCATGACGAGAAGCTGGCCGTTCAGGTCGGCGGCACGCGACAGCAGGCGTTCACCGACATCGCCGGTGTCCCGGTCGGCATGCAGGACCGGGTCGATGCCATGATGCTTCAGGTAGCCCGCGAGCCGGACGAGCGCGAATTCCGCATCGTCGCCGTAGGCCAGCGCATGCACCCGCTTCGCCCGCATGAGCCAGGGCAGCGCCGCGCTGACAGCGCGGGCCGCCTCGCGGTTTTCCTTCCACGCGATCAGCACCGTACCACCGACCTCGGTGGCCGGGCCGGCGTGGGGCACGAGCAGCGTCGGCTTGCCGGTGGCCGCCATGACGTCCGGCACGAAGTCGGTGGGCACGTCTTCGCCTTGCGTGTCGTCCGGATCCCGCTGCCCCAGCACAAGCAAGTCCGCGTAGAACGCCCGCTGCATGAAACCATCCGGCGCCGAAGGCAGCTGCTCGCCCCAGCTC of the Rhodoferax koreense genome contains:
- a CDS encoding Crp/Fnr family transcriptional regulator, with amino-acid sequence MFIQTQLHPATVQNFQVQPLRGDPSTRVERPVRRRGLVEQAHIADTAALLNSALAPSRRIVHAGEAVYQAGIGFTHLHFAHSGAFKVVNLAQDGREQIVGLKFRGDWLGLDGIANGVYACDAVAMDTGELWSFRYDALLAACAQQPALLTALHQAMGLQMAQSRNSLMSVCTLPADARVANFLHEWALALQARGLRTDQIALRLTRAEIGNHLGMTLETVSRALTLLSRMQLIAFPVKGRRDIAIPDIDGLDDFVQDSLAGLGPVLH
- a CDS encoding universal stress protein, with amino-acid sequence MKTLASILVHLDSSSHAAKRMQVARQLADAFDAETTVQYAVVSALQQYAASLRGGGQAVPIMEELDRARRAKAHRIFEAHAAGAPRLSWGEQLPSAPDGFMQRAFYADLLVLGQRDPDDTQGEDVPTDFVPDVMAATGKPTLLVPHAGPATEVGGTVLIAWKENREAARAVSAALPWLMRAKRVHALAYGDDAEFALVRLAGYLKHHGIDPVLHADRDTGDVGERLLSRAADLNGQLLVMGCYHHSRLRELLLGGSTRTLLERMTLPVLMAH